GCCGCCCCCGCGGCCCCGGCGCCGAAGAAGGCCTCGGTCCCCGAGGTCTCCCCGCTGCGCGGCACGACCGAGAAGATGTCGCGTCTGCGCAAGGTCGTCGCCGAGCGCATGCTCGAGGCGATGCAGACCCAGGCCCAGCTCACCACCGTGGTCGAGGTCGACGTCACCAAGGTCGCGAAGCTCCGCGCCCGGGCGAAGGCGGACTTCAAGGCGCGCGAGGGTGCGAACCTCACGTTCCTGCCGTTCTACACGCTGGCCGCCGTCGAGGCGCTCAAGGCCTTCCCGAAGGTCAACGCGTCGATCGACACCGACAAGGGCGAGATCACGTACCACTCCTCGGAGAACATCGGCCTCGCGGTCGACACCGAGCGTGGCCTGATCGTGCCGGTCATCAAGAACGCCGGTGACCTCAACCTGGCGGGCATCGCCCGCCAGATCGGCGACCTCGCCTCGCGCACGCGGGACAACAAGGTCGGCCCGGACGACCTGAGCGGCGCCACCTTCACCATCACCAACACCGGTTCGGGCGGGGCGCTCATCGACACCCCGATCGTCCCGGTCGGCCAGGTCGCGATCCTCGGCACCGGCACGATCACGAAGAAGCCCGTCGTGGTCACCGGTCCGGACGGTGAGGAGACCATCGCGATCCGTCAGATGGCGTACCTCTTCCTGTCGTACGACCACCGCCTGGTCGACGGCGCGGACGCCGCGCGCTTCCTCGCCGCGGTCAAGAACCGCATCGAGGAGGGCGCGTTCGAGGCCGAGCTCGGCCTCTGACGCCTCGCACGTCCCGCAGGGCGGGCACCCGCCACCCCGGTCCACGGACCGTCGGTGGCCGGGTGCCCGCCCTGCGGCGTCCCCGGCCCCGGTCGGTCCGTCCGGGCCGCGGGACGGGCTGGGACGGGGTGGGACGGGATCCTCAGCCGACGTCCGTGACCCGCCAGCCCGCGTCGGTCCAGGTCAGGTGGAGGACGGCGGTGCGCCGTGGACCGGCGGGCACCCGTGTCGTCGTGCCGTCCGCCGCGACCTGGTCGTGCGCCTCGACGACGTAGTCCACGCGCACCACGGCGGTCCCGGGCGGGGCATCCTGCTCGACCCGGGTCCCGTGCAGCGTGACGACCGGGTCGAGCACCCGCACCCCGCTCCCGACGGCGTCGGCGAGGAGCGCCGTGGTCTCGGTCTCGGCGGGCGACCCGGCGAGCACGAGGTCCCGCACGTCGCCGTCGCCCGCGAGCAGCGCGACCCGACGCAGGGTCAGGGCCTCGGCGGCGCCACCCGGGTCGGCGGGGTCGCGCACGGCCTGCGCGCCGGGCCCACCCGTCGCGGCCGAGGTCGCGGACGATCCCGTTCCCTCGGCGGCGGGCGCCGTGCCAGGACCGGTGAGGTGCAGCCCGACGGCGACGAGCAGGCCGACCACCACGACGACGCCGCCCGCCCCGACGAGCACCCGCCCCCGGTCGGTGGGGGCGGGGCCGCGTCCGGCCCGCGTGGCCGCCCTGCGGCGCGCCGTCCGGCCGGCGGGGGACGCCGGTCGCCCACGGGCCGCCCGACGAGCCCGCCGGTGCCGCACCCCGGCGCGCCCGGGGACGTCGGCCCTCCGGGCCGCGGGGCGTCCCAGCGCGGCGGCGGCGAGCGTGGCCGGTTCGGGCACCCGGACCGGCCGCGGCGGCACCGCGTCGTGCACGCGGGCCGCGAAGGTCCCGGCCTCGGGTCGCACCCGCGGCTCCGGCGCCAGGGCGGGAGCGAGCGCGGCACGCAGCGCCACGAGCTCGTCGCCGTCGCCGTCCGCGGTGAGCCCGGCGACGAGACCGGCGAGCGCGTGCACGTCGTCCGCCTCCTGCCACCGCTCCCCCGGCGGGTCGAGGCGGGGTCGCATCCGCGGGCGGCCCTCGGCGTCGACCACGACGTCCGCGGCGGTGAGCGGGCCGTGCACCAGCCCGGCGTCGTGCAGCGCGGCCAGCCCCTGGGCGAGCGTCACGAGGACGCCGGCGGCCTCGTCGGGCGCGCAGCGGCCCCGCACGGTCAGGAGGGTCGCCATGTCGGTGACGACTCCCCCGGCCCGACGCACGCGCAGCGAGCCGTCCGGGTCGGCGCGGGCGGGGCCGACGGGTTCGACCCCGTCGTGGTCGACGGCGGCGAGCCGCGTCAGCCGGTCGAGGAGCGCCTCGCGGGCGGCGGCGTCGGCGGGGACGGTGAGGACGACGTCGGTGCGCACGGCACCCATCGAACACCGCCGGGCCCCTGGCGCGCTCCGGCCGTCCACAGGCCCCCGGTGGCGGGTGCCGCGGGGCCGGCCGCCGACCGGGTCAGAGGTCGACGCGGCGGCCGTCTCGCGCCGACGCCCTCGCGGCGTCCAGCACCTCGGCCGTACGCACGGCGTCGGCGGGGTCGACGGGCGCGGGGGTGCGGCCGGCCAGCCACGGTCCGAGCTCACGGTAGAAGTCGGCGTGCCCGCCGGGCGCGACGGGCACCGGCTCACGGTCGCGGCCCCGGGTGAGCCAGCCGAGCGTCCCGGTCGGTGCGGCGTCGTCGAACACCTCCAGCGGGGAGGCGTCCTGCTCGAACGTCGTCACGAGGTAGGCGCCGGCGGTGCCCAGGACGCGGGTCCGTGGCCCCGGGGCCCCCACGACCGACCCCGCCCAGAGGCGCGAGACGACGGCGTGCGGGGAGGCCGCGACGCCGCCGCCGGGCTCGTGGGTGAGCACGAGGAAGACGTCGTCCTCCGTGGGGGTGGTCAGGGCGCGGGTCTGCGCCCACACGCTCGTGACCGGACCGAACAGGCGGGTCGCGGAGTCCACGAGGTGCGGCCCGAGGTCGAGCAGGAGCCCGCCGCCGGCGCGGTCGTTCTCCTTCCACCGCTTGCGGGGCACCGGGCGCCAACGCTCCCAGCGGCGCTCGAACGTGTGCACGTCCCCCAGGCCGCCCTGTTCCAGCAGCGCGGTCAGGGTGAGCTGCTCGGGGTCCCAGCGACGGTTGTGGAACACCGTGAACGGGGTGCCCGTGGCGGCTGCCTCGGCGACCACCGCCCGCGCCTCGTGCGCGTCCACGCCGATGGGCTTGTCGAGCACGAACGGCACCCCCGCCCGGGCCAGCGCGGCGGCCTGCTCGGCGTGCAGCGCGGTCGGGCTGGCCACGACGACGAGGTCGTAGGTCGCCCGCGCCGCCAGCAGGGAGTCGAGGTCGGGGTGCAGGCGCGCGCCGGGCCAGTCCCCCGCCGCCTGGGTGCGCCGACCGGGGTCACGGGTGACCACGGCCGTGACGGGCACCCCGGCCTCCGCCGCGAGCCGGGCGTGGATCTCCCGCCCGGCGCCGCCGTACCCGACGATCGCGACCCGTGGCGGGCGCGGCGGTGCCGCGTCCGCGGTCTGCTCGTCCGTCGTCTCGTTGCCCGTCTGCTGCGCCATGGGCTCCATGGTGCCCGACGGGCCGCAGGACGGCCCCTCGGGACACCGGGCCTCAGCGGTGCCGCGCGACCCCGCGGGCGAGCCGGGACGGCCACCACACGCGGTCGCCGACGTCGTGGACGAGCGCCGGGACGAGCAGGCTGCGCACCACGAGCGTGTCGACCAGCACGCCGAACGCGACGATGAACGCGAGCTGCGCGAGGAAGAGCAGCGGGATGACGCCGAGCGCCGCGAACGTGGCGGCCAGGACGACGCCCGCGGACGTGATGACGGAGCCCGTGACGGCGAGACCGCGCAGCACCCCGGCCCGCGTGCCGTGCACCAGGGACTCCTCACGGACGCGGGTCATGAGGAAGATCGAGTAGTCGACGCCGAGCGCCACGAGGAAGCAGAACGCGTAGAGCGGCACGGCAGGGTCGGCGCCCGGGAAGCCGAAGACGTGCTCGAACAGGATCGCGGCGACACCGAGCGCGGCACCGAAGGACAGCACGTTCGCCGCCATGAGCAGGACCGCGGCGAGGACGGAGCGCAGCAGGAGCACGAGGATCACGAGGATCACCGCCAGGACGACCGGCACGATGACGCGCAGGTCGCGCTGCCCGGCGAGCTGGGTGTCGAGGCGCTCGGCGGCGGCCCCGCCGATCAGCGTGTCGGGCGAGACGTCGTGGACGGACGCGCGCAGGGCCTCGACGGTCTCGACGGCGGCCTGGCTGTCCGACGGCGCCTCGGTGGTGACGTCGACGCGCACGCGGTCGTCGACGACGAGCGGCTCGCCCTGGGCGGGCGCCCCCGGCGCCGCGGCGGGCTGGTCGGTGACGGGCGTGGCGGCGGCGACGCCGTCGGTGCCCTCGGCGGCCGCGACGACGGCGTCGAGGTCCTCGGCGGGCGCGATGACGACCGCCGGCTGGGCGGAGACACCCTCGAAGTGCGCCGTGAGGACCTCCTCGCCGTCGACCGAGTCGACCTGCGTGAGGAAGACGTCGGAGTCGCCGGTGCCGTTCGCGTCGAGCGTCGGGACGAACGCGGCCGCGGCGGCGAGGACGAGGGCGGTGACGATCCAGGTGGCACGGTCGTGGCGGCCGACGAACGACGCGACGCGGGACCAGACGCCGTGCCCCGCGACGTCGACGGAGTCGTCGGTGCCGGTCGTCGGGGCGGCGGGCGCGGCCTCGGCGTCACCGGTGCCGGCGGCGGCCTCGACGGGGCGCGGGACCCGCGGCCAGAACACCCAGCGGGCGCGGCGGCCGCCGATGAGCAGCAGGGCGGGCAGGAGCGTGAACGCGGCGACGAACGCCGCGACGATGCCGATGGCCGCGACGGGGCCGAGGGAGCGGTTCGAGGACAGGTCGGACAGCAGCAGGCACAGCAGGCCGGCGACGACGGTGCCCGCGCTGGCCGCGATCGGCTCCCAGGACGCCTTGATCGCGCGACGCATGGCCGTCCACGGCGACGCGAGCGCCGTCAGCTCCTCGCGGTAGCGGGCGACGACGAGCAGCGCGTAGTCGACGGAGGCCCCGACCACGAGGATCGACAGGATGCCCTGCGACTGTCCGTTGAGGGTCAGTGTGCCGTTGGCGGCGAGGTGGTAGACGACCAGCCCGGCGAGGCAGAGCGCGAGCACGGCGTTGATGATGACCATGAACGGCAGGACGGGCGAGCGGTAGACGAGCCCGAGGATGACGAGGACGGCGCCGAGCGCGACGAGCAGCAGGACGGTGTCGATGGCACCGAAGGCGCCGGTGAGATCCGCGATGAAGCCGGCCGGGCCGGTGACCCAGGCCTGGAGCCCGGTGTCCGCGAGACCGCCGTCGGCCGCGGGGGCCTCGACGAGGTCGCGCAGCGCCTGGATGGACAGCCCGGCGACGCTGGACTCGTCCGCGCCGACGTCCTCGCTCGCGAGGTCGGCGTCGAGGGAGACGACGACGAGGGCCGCCTCGCCGTCCTGCGAGGGCACGACGACGGGGTCGGCGACGCTGGCGTCCCCGACGGTGCGGGGCTCGTCGCCGGAGGTGCCCTCCAGGGGGGCGTCGGGCAGGGCGTCGGCGTAGGCCTGCACGGCGGCGAGGTCGTCGCCGTCGAGGCTGCCGCCGTCGGCTCGTTCCACGACGACGAGCGCCGGGAGGGTCTCGGAGTCGGTGAACTCGGCGGCGAGCTCGGCGGCGCGCGTGGACTCGGCGCTCTCGGGCAGGAACGCGGCGGCCTCGTTGGTCTGGACGCTGCTCAGGTTGCCCTGGGCCTGACCACCGAGCGCGCCGACCGCGAGCCACACGCCGATGGCTGCCAGAATGACCAGACCACGGACGACACCCGTCCACCTATTCCTCAGCATGCTGAGTATGATGACCGACAGGAGGAACGCACGCAAGTGACCGACGCCCCGCGCTGGCCCGGCGACGCCGCACCGGCACCCACGAGCGAGGATCCCGCCCACTGGCCGACGGGCAGGCTCCTCTTCACGGTCGCGCGCCGGATCGAGCGCGAGTGGAACGCCCACCTCGCCGGGTGGGACCTCAACCACGCCGGCTTCCCCGTCCTCCTGCACCTGCTCGGCGGGCCCCGCACCCAGCGCGAGCTCGCCGACCTCAACGGCGTCACCGAGCAGACCATGAGCCGGATCGTGGCCCGCCTGGAACGGTCCGGCTACGTCACGCGCGACGACGACCCGCGCGACCGCCGCCGCCGCGCCGTCACCCTCGCCGACGCCGGACGCGCCGCCGCGATGGAGGCCGGCCGCTACCGACCCGCCGAGGACCTCGCCTCCCGCGGCCTCGACGACGACCAGGTCACCGAGCTGCGCACGCTCCTCGTCGCCATGGTCCGCGCCGGACGCGAGACCCCACAGACCCCCGACGGCGCCGTCCCGCCCGAGGGCTAGGCTGGCGCGATGGACGTGCGCAGACTGCCCGGTCTCACCGACTACCACGAGGCGTGGGCGCTCCAGCGCGACGTCCACGAGGCCGTGCGCACCGGCGCCGCCGAGGACACCCTGCTGCTCGTCGAGCACACCGACGTCTACACCGCCGGGCGCCGCACCCGCCGCGACGAGCGTCCCGACGACGGCACGCCGGTCGTCGACGTCGACCGCGGCGGCAAGATCACCTGGCACGGGCCCGGCCAGCAGGTCGTCTACCCGATCGTCCGCCTCGCCGAGCCCGTCGACGTCGTCGACTACGTCCGCGCGCTGGAGGAGGCGGTCATGGCCACCTGCGCCCGGCTCGGGCTCGACACCGTGCGCGTCGAGGGCCGCAGCGGCGTGTGGCTGCCCGCCGACCCCGGCGACACCGCCGCGGGCCGCCTTCCCCGGCGCGAGCGCAAGGTGTGCGCCATCGGCGTCCGCGTCGCCAAGGGCGTCACGATGCACGGCCTCGCCCTCAACTGCGCGGTCGACCTCGACCGGTTCGGGCACATCGTGCCGTGCGGCATCACCGACGCCGACGTCACCTCCTTGAGCGCCGAGCTCGGCCGCACCGTCACGCCCGCCGACGTCGCGGACGACCTGGTCGCCGACCTGGAGCGCGCCCTCGCCACCCGGACCGCGCCCCGCGACCCCGGCACCGGTGTTGCCGACGTCACGTCCGACGACCGGGAAGCCCGACCCCAGGGTGAACCTGCTCACGTAGGCTGACCAGGTCCGGCCGGGTCGCTCGACCCGCCCGGCGACCACCCGCTCGACGACGGAGAGAGCCGTGACGATCGCACCCGAGGGCCGCCGCATGCTGCGCATCGAGGCCCGCAACGCCACCACCCCGATCGAGAAGAAGCCCGAGTGGATCAAGACCCGGGCGGTGATGGGCCCCGAGTACCGGGAGCTCAAGGGCCTGGTGAAGGGCGGTGGCCTGCACACCGTGTGCGAGGAGGCGGGCTGCCCCAACATCTTCGAGTGCTGGGAGGACCGCGAGGCCACGTTCCTCATCGGCGGCGACCAGTGCACCCGCCGCTGCGACTTCTGCCAGATCGACACCGGCAAGCCCGCGGACTTCGACGCCGACGAGCCGCGGCGCGTCGCCGAGTCCGTCCAGCAGATGGGCCTGAAGTACTCCACCGTCACCGGCGTCGCCCGCGACGACCTGCCCGACGGCGGCGCCTGGCTGTACGCGGAGACGGTCCGCCAGATCCACGCCCTCAACCCTGGCACCGGCGTCGAGCTCCTCATCCCGGACTTCAACGCCATCCCGGAGCTGCTCGACCAGGTCAACGAGTCGCGGCCCGAGGTCATGGCGCACAACGTGGAGACCGTGCCGCGCATCTTCAAGCAGATCCGGCCCGCGTTCCGCTACGACCGGTCGCTGTCCGTCCTGACCCGCGCCCGCGAGGCCGGGCTCGTCACCAAGTCGAACCTCATCCTCGGCATGGGCGAGACCATCGACGAGGTCAAGCAGGCGCTCGTCGACCTGCGCGACGCCGGGTGCGACCTCATCACCATCACCCAGTACCTGCGCCCCTCGCTGCGCCACCATCCCGTCGAGCGGTGGGTCCGCCCCGAGGAGTTCGTCGAGCTCAGCGAGTTCGCGGAGTCCACCGGGTTCCTCGGCGTCATGGCCGGGCCGCTCGTGCGGTCCTCCTACCGCGCCGGGCGCCTGTGGGGCCAGGCGATGACGAAGCGCGGCCAGGCCGTGCCCGCCGCGCTCGCGCACCTCACCGAACCGACCACCTCGCGCCAGGAGGCGGCGAGCCTCGTCGCCCCCCGCGCCCAGTAGAATCAGGCACCATGGCCCGCACCAAGTCCGACGCCGGCGAGCCGGCGTCCACCCCGAAGCAGAAGAAGCCCAAGAAGCAGCGCTGGTACCACCAGGTGTGGTCCGCCTACCAGATGACCCGGCGGCAGGACCCGCTCATCACCTGGGTGATGCTCGCGGTGTTCTGCGGGGTCCTGGCGGTCGCGCTCCTCATCGGCTTCCTCACCGGCCACCCGATCTACGCCACGGTCGTCGGCCTGCCGTTCGCGCTGCTCGCCGCGATGTTCATCCTCACCCGCCGCGCCGAGCGCGCCGCGTACACGCAGATCGAGGGGCAGCCGGGCGCCGTCCGCGCCGCTCTCGGCACCGTGCGCGGCGGCTGGACGTTCGACGACGAGCCCGTCGCGGTGAACCGGCACCAGGACCTCGTGTTCCGCGGCGTCGGTCGCCCCGGCGTCGTCCTCGTCTCCGAGGGCCCGTCGTACCGGGTGCAGCGCATGCTCGACGACGAGCGCCGCCGCACCGCGCGCGTGCTGCAGAACGTGCCCGTCGCCACCATCCAGGTGGGCAATGAGGACGGCCAGGTGCCGCTGCCCAAGGTGGCGCGCCAGGTCCAGAAGATGAAGAAGCAGCTGACCAGCGCCGAGGCCGGCGAGGTCGGCAAGCGCCTCAAGGCGCTCGGCGGCGTGCGGCTGCCCGTGCCCAAGGGCGTCGACCCGATGAAGGCGCGCCCCGACCGCAAGGGCATGCGCGGGCGCTGAGCCCGCGCGGCACGGCCTCGGGGATCACGACCTGGCGGCCGGGACGGTCATCGACGCACGATGACGGTCCCGGCCGCCTTGTCGTGCAGCCCGCGACCGTCCGTGTCCCACACGACGGCGGGGATGACGAGGCACAGCAGCAGCGCCCGCACGGCGCTGCGGCCCAGCCCCACGAGGTGCGGGACGGACACGTCGAGGCGCCGGACCTGCAGCCGCAGCAGCGCGTGACCGAGGGTCGAGCCGACCGTCCCGACGAGGATCAGGTTCATGACGGCGAAGATGCCGAGCGTCGCCCAGGAGTCGAGGTCGAAGAACGCGTAGCTGATGGCGCTGGCCGCCGCCCAGTCGACGCACAGGGCCACCACGCGGCGCCCCAGACCCGCCCGCGAACCCGGTCCCGAGGCCGGCAGACCGAGGCTGTCCCGGTCCGTCGTCTCACCTGTCGGGACGTCGGGACCGCTCAGCCAGGACCCGAATTCTCTGCGTGTGGCCATGTTCCCCAGGGTACGCGGGGCCATCAGGGTCTACGTAACGTGGACGAAACTTCCGAGCCACGCGGGGGTAACGGTACGGTCCTAGCGTCATGGTCGCCGAGCCACGTGACCCCTTCCCCATCAAGGAGCGCATGCATGTTCACCAATGCCGAGGAGGCAATCGCCTTCACCCGTAACGAAGGGGTGGAGTTCATCGACATCCGGTTCATCGACCTGCCGGGCGTCATGCAGCACTTCAACATCCCCGTCGACCAGTTCTCGGAGGACTCCTTCACCGAGGGCCTCATGTTCGACGGCTCCTCGATCCGTGGCTTCCAGGCGATCCACGAGTCGGACATGAAGCTGGTCCCGGACGTCAAGACCGCCTTCATCGACCCGTTCCGCAAGCGCAAGACGCTCGTCATGAACTTCTCGATCGTGGACCCGTTCACGGACGAGCCGTACTCCCGCGACCCGCGCAACATCGCCGCCAAGGCCGAGGCCTACCTCGCCTCCACCGGCATCGCGGACACCGCGTTCTTCGCCCCCGAGGCCGAGTTCTACGTCTTCGACGAGGCGCGCTTCGAGACCAACTCGCACTCCTCGTTCTACTCCATCGACTCCGTCGAGGCGGCGTGGAACACCGGTCGTGAGGAGGAGGGCGGCAACAAGGCGTACAAGACGCGCTACAAGGGCGGCTACTTCCCCACCTCCCCGTCGGACCGCTTCGCGGACCTCCGCGACGACATGGTCGCCACCCTCGGCGAGGTCGGCCTGAGCGTCGAGCGCGCGCACCACGAGGTGGGCACCGCCGGCCAGCAGGAGATCAACTACCGCTTCAACACGCTGCTGCACGCGGCCGACGACCTGATGAAGTTCAAGTACGTCATCAAGAACGTCGGCTTCAACGCCGGCAAGTCGGTCACGTTCATGCCGAAGCCGATCTTCGGCGACAACGGCTCGGGCATGCACTCCCACCAGTCCCTGTGGCTGAACGGCGAGCCGCTGTTCTACGACGAGAAGGGCTACGGCGGCCTCTCGGACATCGCCCGCTGGTACATCGGCGGTCTGCTCAAGCACGCCCCCTCGCTGCTGGCCTTCACCAACCCGTCGGTGAACTCCTACCACCGCCTGGTCCCCGGCTACGAGGCCCCGGTCAACCTGGTCTACTCGGCCCGCAACCGCTCCGCCTGCATCCGCATCCCGATCACGGGCAACTCCCCGAAGGCGAAGCGCGTCGAGTTCCGCGTGCCCGACCCCTCGGCCAACCCGTACCTGGCCTTCTCGGCCCAGCTCCTCGCGGGCATCGACGGCATCAAGAACCGCATCGAGCCCCCGGCGCCGGTCGACAAGGACCTGTACGAGCTGCCCCCCGAGGAGCACGCGCAGATCGCCCAGGTGCCGTCCTCGCTCGGCGAGACCCTCGACACCCTCGAGGCCGACCACGAGTACCTGACCCAGGGTGACGTCTTCACCGAGGACCTCATCGCCACCTGGATCGACTACAAGCGCACCAACGAGATCGACCCCGTGCGTCTGCGCCCGCACCCCCACGAGTTCGAGCTCTACTACGACATCTGATCGGTGGCCCTCCTGAGGGCCTGCTGAGTCGTCACGAACGGCGGCCGTCCTGCACTCGTGTGCAGGACGGCCGCCGTTTCGCTTGCCGCAAGGAGTGGTTGGCGTACCACCCCAAAGGCAGCGCTACCCGCGCTTCGGAACCCACGCTTCCCGGCTGAGGAATGGACTCCCTCCACATCGAGCGAGACTTTCGTCCTCGGTGCATCATTTCTGTCATGCTGCCAGCCTGGATCGAAGTAGTCGCGGTCGTCGGGAGCATCGCCACTCCTTTGATCGTCGCGGGGTTCGGCGTCGTCTTCACACGACGACAGGGAAGAAACGACGAGTTGCTACGATTTCGCATTGAGTGCTACCAGCAACTCGTGCCCGACATGAACATGCTCATGTGCTACCTGACTTTCATCGGCACGTGGCGCGACACCTCCCCGCCTGCGGTTCTCGAGCTCAAGCGGCGACTTGACCGCAACTTCTACTGCGCAGCGCCCCTCTTCAGCGACTCCATCTATGACAGGTACGCAGCCTTCATGGACGCGTGCTTCCAAACCTTCGGTACCTGGGGAGAAGACGCCAAGATCCGGAGCAGCACGTTTCGCCGCCGCCCGGCCTGGAGGGGCGACTGGGACCCAGGGTGGGAGACGATGTTCGCGAAGAGCGAGTCCGAAGCAATTCCGGCCCTCGAACTTGGTGAGATCCGAAAGAAGCACGACCATCTTGTCGCTGCCCTCGTGGCTGACCTACGGTTGACGAGTACCCGGGACGCGTACACGACCAACCAGGTGTCGCTCAACGCGCATGCCCCCACTCCTCGGGACATCGGCGCGACCAACTCAGGGCTGAGCGAAAGGTGAGCGAGACACAAAGGTTGCCCCTGGCCGAGTGGTCATTGACGTCCGCACGGAGAGGGTCTTGGCCTCGCGAGGTAGCACCCTCGCAGAGTTCTCTGACCCTGAGGAAAATCGCTACGCGGGCATCGCACCTACGGGCCGTCCGCGGGCGCGAAGCCCGTGAACCACACGTGCAGCGCCTGCGAGTTGTCGTCGCGTCGCAGTCCGAAGACGCCAGGAGTCACCGACCAAGAGCACAAGCAAGTTCGGTACTGGAGATCATCGCTGACACATTGACGAGCCTAGATCCCATCGCCCCGCAGCACCGTACTGCTGCAACGTCACGCCGTGAGGATGCGGAGCGCGACCTGACCGTCGGCCTGCCGTTCAGCGGGGAGCGACCGCCACGCTCTGGCTCCGTCAGGGAGCAGCGCCTTCGCCAGCACGGCGAGACGCGCCCGGTCCGATCCGGCGAAGTGTTCGCGTTCGACGTAGGGGTCCTCGATGACGGACAACAGCAGCGCCGCGTCCTGGAGATGGCGTTCCTTGTCACGGAGTCCGTCTGGAAGGCAGGGGCCTTGAGGATCAGGGCACCGAAGGGCGACGGGACACTGACGGTGGTCGTCCGCTCGTCGACGATCCGCAGTCGCGCATGGATCGTTCGCCGGAGCGCCTGGGTTCCGCCTTCGATCGCCATCATCCGCTTGCCGCGCAGCCTCTCGATCACCCGGGGGGCGGCGTGATCGGCGACGAGGACGTCGATGACATCCGTGGCGCCGGTGACGAGATCGACCCGCGACGTGCCACGGGTGAAGCGGTGGGCGATGTCGTTGCGGTCGTCGATCGAGGGCATGAACTGGTACCCGATCGACTCCAGGGCGTTCGCGGCGACTGCTGCGACACCTCGGGTGGTCTCGACGTGGAGCACGATGTCCACGTCGTTCGTCGGACGGATCACGCCGACGCCCCGATGGATCGCGTGCAGCTGCGTCATGAGTCCCCCGACGAGCGTCCACGTGGCGTGCGGCAGCACAGCCTCGATCTCGGCGACGTTCGGCCACGGCGCGCCCCAGCCTCCGGCGGGAGCGGGCACGTCGATCACCCGGCGGTCAGCCACGGAAGCCCTCCAGGACGTCGCCGATCGCGTCCAGGCCGGCCCGTCGCTCCCTGACGTCGAGCGACTCCGCCAGGTCCAGCGCGGCGAGAACCGTCCCGCGGTCGATCAGGTCATGCA
This Isoptericola jiangsuensis DNA region includes the following protein-coding sequences:
- a CDS encoding Gfo/Idh/MocA family protein, translated to MAQQTGNETTDEQTADAAPPRPPRVAIVGYGGAGREIHARLAAEAGVPVTAVVTRDPGRRTQAAGDWPGARLHPDLDSLLAARATYDLVVVASPTALHAEQAAALARAGVPFVLDKPIGVDAHEARAVVAEAAATGTPFTVFHNRRWDPEQLTLTALLEQGGLGDVHTFERRWERWRPVPRKRWKENDRAGGGLLLDLGPHLVDSATRLFGPVTSVWAQTRALTTPTEDDVFLVLTHEPGGGVAASPHAVVSRLWAGSVVGAPGPRTRVLGTAGAYLVTTFEQDASPLEVFDDAAPTGTLGWLTRGRDREPVPVAPGGHADFYRELGPWLAGRTPAPVDPADAVRTAEVLDAARASARDGRRVDL
- a CDS encoding MarR family winged helix-turn-helix transcriptional regulator — its product is MTDAPRWPGDAAPAPTSEDPAHWPTGRLLFTVARRIEREWNAHLAGWDLNHAGFPVLLHLLGGPRTQRELADLNGVTEQTMSRIVARLERSGYVTRDDDPRDRRRRAVTLADAGRAAAMEAGRYRPAEDLASRGLDDDQVTELRTLLVAMVRAGRETPQTPDGAVPPEG
- a CDS encoding MMPL family transporter encodes the protein MLRNRWTGVVRGLVILAAIGVWLAVGALGGQAQGNLSSVQTNEAAAFLPESAESTRAAELAAEFTDSETLPALVVVERADGGSLDGDDLAAVQAYADALPDAPLEGTSGDEPRTVGDASVADPVVVPSQDGEAALVVVSLDADLASEDVGADESSVAGLSIQALRDLVEAPAADGGLADTGLQAWVTGPAGFIADLTGAFGAIDTVLLLVALGAVLVILGLVYRSPVLPFMVIINAVLALCLAGLVVYHLAANGTLTLNGQSQGILSILVVGASVDYALLVVARYREELTALASPWTAMRRAIKASWEPIAASAGTVVAGLLCLLLSDLSSNRSLGPVAAIGIVAAFVAAFTLLPALLLIGGRRARWVFWPRVPRPVEAAAGTGDAEAAPAAPTTGTDDSVDVAGHGVWSRVASFVGRHDRATWIVTALVLAAAAAFVPTLDANGTGDSDVFLTQVDSVDGEEVLTAHFEGVSAQPAVVIAPAEDLDAVVAAAEGTDGVAAATPVTDQPAAAPGAPAQGEPLVVDDRVRVDVTTEAPSDSQAAVETVEALRASVHDVSPDTLIGGAAAERLDTQLAGQRDLRVIVPVVLAVILVILVLLLRSVLAAVLLMAANVLSFGAALGVAAILFEHVFGFPGADPAVPLYAFCFLVALGVDYSIFLMTRVREESLVHGTRAGVLRGLAVTGSVITSAGVVLAATFAALGVIPLLFLAQLAFIVAFGVLVDTLVVRSLLVPALVHDVGDRVWWPSRLARGVARHR
- a CDS encoding DUF4191 domain-containing protein; its protein translation is MARTKSDAGEPASTPKQKKPKKQRWYHQVWSAYQMTRRQDPLITWVMLAVFCGVLAVALLIGFLTGHPIYATVVGLPFALLAAMFILTRRAERAAYTQIEGQPGAVRAALGTVRGGWTFDDEPVAVNRHQDLVFRGVGRPGVVLVSEGPSYRVQRMLDDERRRTARVLQNVPVATIQVGNEDGQVPLPKVARQVQKMKKQLTSAEAGEVGKRLKALGGVRLPVPKGVDPMKARPDRKGMRGR
- a CDS encoding RDD family protein codes for the protein MATRREFGSWLSGPDVPTGETTDRDSLGLPASGPGSRAGLGRRVVALCVDWAAASAISYAFFDLDSWATLGIFAVMNLILVGTVGSTLGHALLRLQVRRLDVSVPHLVGLGRSAVRALLLCLVIPAVVWDTDGRGLHDKAAGTVIVRR
- the lipB gene encoding lipoyl(octanoyl) transferase LipB, coding for MDVRRLPGLTDYHEAWALQRDVHEAVRTGAAEDTLLLVEHTDVYTAGRRTRRDERPDDGTPVVDVDRGGKITWHGPGQQVVYPIVRLAEPVDVVDYVRALEEAVMATCARLGLDTVRVEGRSGVWLPADPGDTAAGRLPRRERKVCAIGVRVAKGVTMHGLALNCAVDLDRFGHIVPCGITDADVTSLSAELGRTVTPADVADDLVADLERALATRTAPRDPGTGVADVTSDDREARPQGEPAHVG
- the lipA gene encoding lipoyl synthase, with protein sequence MTIAPEGRRMLRIEARNATTPIEKKPEWIKTRAVMGPEYRELKGLVKGGGLHTVCEEAGCPNIFECWEDREATFLIGGDQCTRRCDFCQIDTGKPADFDADEPRRVAESVQQMGLKYSTVTGVARDDLPDGGAWLYAETVRQIHALNPGTGVELLIPDFNAIPELLDQVNESRPEVMAHNVETVPRIFKQIRPAFRYDRSLSVLTRAREAGLVTKSNLILGMGETIDEVKQALVDLRDAGCDLITITQYLRPSLRHHPVERWVRPEEFVELSEFAESTGFLGVMAGPLVRSSYRAGRLWGQAMTKRGQAVPAALAHLTEPTTSRQEAASLVAPRAQ